The Funiculus sociatus GB2-C1 genome includes a region encoding these proteins:
- a CDS encoding type II toxin-antitoxin system prevent-host-death family antitoxin has product MSNQTTFTNASTNLAELCDHVVADRDVVIITRHEGESVALIAADELDSLLETVYLLRSPKNAARLLTALERAKARTLEPQSIDSLRQELGIDSEG; this is encoded by the coding sequence ATGTCCAACCAGACAACGTTCACTAATGCTAGTACTAACCTAGCCGAACTGTGCGATCACGTAGTTGCAGATCGAGATGTGGTGATAATTACTCGACACGAAGGTGAAAGCGTCGCCTTGATTGCTGCTGACGAATTAGATAGTTTGCTAGAAACAGTCTATTTACTTCGTTCACCTAAAAATGCAGCACGTTTGCTAACTGCTTTAGAACGAGCCAAAGCTAGAACTTTAGAACCACAGAGTATTGACAGCCTACGTCAGGAGTTAGGGATTGACTCAGAAGGATGA
- a CDS encoding Txe/YoeB family addiction module toxin, which produces MTQKDEPQPQETKARDAVFHPEFRDDLAYWVKTNRKTALRAFKLIEDIMRDPFTGIGKPEPLKYMDSNAWSRRLTEEHRIVYLASDDRIDFL; this is translated from the coding sequence TTGACTCAGAAGGATGAACCGCAACCCCAAGAAACAAAGGCTCGTGATGCGGTTTTTCATCCAGAATTTCGGGACGACCTCGCCTATTGGGTAAAGACAAACCGCAAAACTGCGCTGCGGGCCTTTAAGCTGATTGAAGATATCATGCGAGATCCTTTTACAGGAATTGGTAAGCCAGAACCGCTGAAATATATGGACTCAAACGCATGGTCGCGGCGACTGACTGAGGAACACCGAATAGTTTACCTAGCCAGCGATGACAGAATTGATTTTCTCTAA
- the bchB gene encoding ferredoxin:protochlorophyllide reductase (ATP-dependent) subunit B, protein MKLAYWMYAGPAHIGTLRVSSSFKNVHAIMHAPIGDDYFNVMRSMLERDRNFTPVTISSVDRNVLARGSQEKVVDNITRKDVEEHPDLIVLTPTCTSSILQEDLENFVERASIETKSDVMLADVNHYRVNELQAADITLRQIVQLYIEKARKKGDLPEGKTEKPSVNILGISSLGFHNHHDCTELKRLMVDLGIQVNEVIPEGASVHNLKNLPKAWFNLVPYREIGPMAARYLEQEFGMPYVDITPMGVVETARCIRKIQEIINAQGADVDYTDYINEQTLHVSQAAWFSRSIDCQNLTGKKAVVFGDSTHAAAITKILSREMGIHVVWAGTYCKYDAEWFKEQVGEYCDEVIVTEDHGQIGDAIARVEPSAIFGTQMERHVGKRLNIPCGVIAAPIHVQNFPIGYKPFCGYEGTNQITDLIYNSFTLGMEDHLLEIFGGHDTKEVITKGISAGSDLGWNKEAQAELNKVPGFVRGKVKRNTEKFARDRGFNVITLEVMYAAKEAVGA, encoded by the coding sequence ATGAAATTGGCTTACTGGATGTATGCAGGCCCCGCGCACATTGGCACTCTGCGGGTCTCCAGTTCCTTTAAGAACGTCCATGCGATCATGCACGCGCCGATTGGGGATGACTACTTCAACGTCATGCGCTCGATGCTAGAGCGCGATCGCAACTTCACCCCAGTTACCATCAGTTCCGTTGACCGGAACGTTTTGGCGCGTGGCTCCCAGGAAAAGGTGGTGGACAACATCACCCGCAAAGACGTTGAGGAACACCCAGACCTGATTGTTTTAACTCCCACCTGCACCAGCAGCATTCTCCAAGAAGACCTGGAAAACTTTGTAGAACGAGCTTCCATAGAAACCAAGTCAGACGTGATGCTGGCGGACGTGAACCACTACCGCGTCAATGAACTGCAAGCAGCCGACATCACCCTGCGGCAAATCGTCCAGCTTTACATCGAGAAAGCCCGGAAAAAAGGCGATTTACCAGAAGGGAAAACTGAAAAGCCCTCAGTCAACATTCTCGGAATTTCCAGCCTCGGATTCCACAATCACCACGACTGCACCGAGTTAAAGCGGTTGATGGTTGATTTGGGAATTCAGGTAAACGAGGTAATTCCCGAAGGCGCATCGGTTCACAACCTCAAGAATTTGCCGAAAGCCTGGTTTAACCTGGTTCCTTACCGCGAAATCGGGCCAATGGCGGCTCGTTACCTAGAGCAAGAATTTGGGATGCCTTATGTAGATATTACGCCGATGGGTGTGGTAGAAACAGCGCGTTGCATCCGCAAAATTCAGGAAATAATTAACGCTCAAGGCGCAGATGTTGACTACACAGACTACATCAACGAGCAAACTTTGCACGTTTCGCAAGCTGCTTGGTTCTCCCGTTCAATTGACTGCCAAAACTTGACAGGTAAGAAAGCTGTGGTGTTTGGCGACAGCACCCACGCCGCCGCTATCACCAAAATTCTGTCAAGAGAAATGGGAATTCACGTTGTTTGGGCGGGTACTTATTGTAAGTACGATGCTGAGTGGTTCAAAGAGCAGGTGGGCGAATACTGCGATGAAGTAATTGTCACCGAAGATCATGGTCAAATTGGGGATGCGATCGCTCGTGTGGAACCTTCTGCCATCTTCGGTACCCAAATGGAACGTCACGTCGGTAAGCGTCTAAATATTCCCTGCGGCGTCATTGCAGCACCGATTCACGTGCAGAATTTCCCCATCGGTTACAAGCCATTCTGCGGTTACGAAGGCACCAATCAAATTACAGATTTGATCTACAATTCCTTCACTTTGGGAATGGAAGATCACCTCTTGGAAATCTTCGGCGGACACGACACCAAGGAAGTGATTACCAAGGGGATTTCTGCTGGTTCTGACCTCGGCTGGAATAAAGAAGCACAAGCAGAACTCAACAAAGTTCCTGGTTTCGTGCGCGGCAAAGTGAAGCGCAACACCGAGAAATTTGCACGCGATCGCGGCTTCAACGTCATCACCCTAGAAGTGATGTATGCAGCTAAAGAAGCAGTCGGCGCGTAA
- a CDS encoding DUF4351 domain-containing protein gives MTQTQVAISKTSYTIKWEKLPDDFQLPDEPVENIYHPLLASALREILEIAGFITASMLIASNFGICANVNEKIVVKAPDWVYIPNVPAVAPGAIRRSYTPHAEGDIPAVVMEFLSDTEQGEYSAKSTYPYGKWYFYERILQVPIYVIFDPNHGTLEVHDLVEGHYQLRQPDANGRYLIASIGLFLGVWQGTKAEVTANWLRWWDDGNMLPWGVERVEQSLQEGIQQGKLTIVNRLLARRIGAIAPDLRSTINSLSATALDELSEALLDFSDETELATWLAQHQA, from the coding sequence ATGACTCAAACTCAAGTAGCAATTTCTAAAACATCCTACACTATCAAATGGGAAAAATTACCCGATGACTTTCAATTACCTGACGAGCCAGTGGAAAACATTTATCACCCTTTATTAGCATCGGCGCTGCGAGAAATTCTAGAAATTGCTGGCTTTATCACTGCATCCATGCTGATAGCTTCAAACTTTGGTATTTGTGCCAATGTGAACGAGAAAATAGTTGTAAAAGCACCAGACTGGGTTTACATTCCGAATGTGCCAGCCGTCGCACCTGGAGCCATTCGCCGCAGTTATACGCCTCATGCAGAGGGTGATATCCCAGCAGTTGTTATGGAGTTTCTATCAGATACCGAACAGGGTGAATATTCCGCTAAATCTACTTATCCCTATGGAAAATGGTACTTTTACGAGCGCATTTTACAAGTACCAATTTATGTAATTTTTGACCCTAATCATGGGACATTAGAAGTCCATGACTTAGTAGAGGGACACTATCAACTGCGACAACCCGATGCGAATGGACGTTACTTGATCGCATCAATAGGTTTATTTCTGGGAGTTTGGCAGGGAACAAAGGCAGAAGTAACTGCTAATTGGTTACGGTGGTGGGATGATGGAAATATGCTACCTTGGGGAGTCGAGCGAGTAGAACAGAGTTTACAGGAAGGAATTCAACAAGGAAAGTTGACAATTGTTAATCGTTTGCTGGCTCGAAGAATCGGCGCGATCGCTCCCGATTTACGATCAACAATAAACAGCTTATCTGCAACTGCTCTCGATGAATTAAGCGAAGCGTTATTAGACTTTTCGGATGAAACAGAACTAGCCACTTGGCTAGCACAGCATCAAGCATAA
- a CDS encoding tetratricopeptide repeat protein produces the protein MKNLFSVFLTGWGDSSLERGDAKGAIQTLNQAISLNPDNHLAYFKRGSLRTELGDYRGAVEDFNQVIRINPNEVTAYLNRGSAYLELKNYKAAVEDFNRVLGLNPNHLLARCNRGLAYLKSGNYTTAIEDFTEAVINNSNLGEAYINRGLAYALLEDYKKAIEDFTQVLQLNPNSADAYYNRGLAYCQVEDVRGAIEDFTQTLRLSPNFAPAYTYRGLVRAALEDSRGAVDDLHKAANLFLEQGNIDSYQKTLTAIREIE, from the coding sequence GTGAAAAATTTATTCAGTGTGTTTTTAACTGGGTGGGGAGACAGCAGTTTAGAGAGAGGAGATGCTAAGGGAGCGATTCAAACTCTCAATCAGGCAATTAGTCTCAATCCTGACAATCACCTTGCCTACTTTAAGAGAGGGTCTCTTCGTACTGAATTAGGAGACTATAGAGGAGCAGTAGAGGACTTTAACCAAGTGATACGGATTAATCCTAATGAAGTTACAGCTTATTTAAATAGAGGCTCTGCTTACCTTGAGCTTAAAAACTATAAAGCAGCAGTTGAGGACTTTAACCGAGTATTAGGTCTCAATCCAAATCATCTACTAGCTCGCTGTAACCGAGGACTTGCCTATTTAAAATCGGGTAACTACACAACAGCAATAGAAGACTTTACTGAAGCCGTTATTAATAACTCTAATCTAGGAGAAGCCTATATAAATAGAGGGCTTGCCTACGCGCTACTAGAAGATTACAAAAAAGCAATTGAAGATTTTACTCAGGTATTGCAACTCAATCCAAACAGTGCTGATGCTTACTACAATAGGGGGCTTGCCTATTGTCAAGTAGAAGACGTTAGAGGGGCGATTGAAGATTTTACACAGACATTAAGGCTATCTCCTAATTTTGCTCCAGCATATACATACCGTGGGTTGGTTCGTGCTGCTTTAGAAGACTCTAGAGGTGCGGTAGATGACTTGCATAAGGCTGCAAACCTTTTCCTTGAGCAAGGGAATATAGACAGTTACCAAAAAACATTAACCGCGATAAGAGAGATTGAGTAG
- a CDS encoding DUF29 domain-containing protein, with protein sequence MQTKQDWEWLAASSEYQTAIAVQELLREEKWMEASEGLAFLIESMGKSKRLALKSQLIRLMSHVIKWKCQPGLRSASWSISIRSARLEIEDIQEEVPSLNRNFIESIWDKSFSRAVKNAEEEMGMKCQLTSLSWEEVFDEKYSLLAEN encoded by the coding sequence ATGCAAACTAAACAGGATTGGGAATGGCTTGCTGCAAGTTCTGAGTATCAAACTGCGATCGCAGTCCAAGAACTTTTGAGAGAGGAAAAATGGATGGAAGCAAGCGAGGGTTTAGCTTTTTTAATTGAATCAATGGGAAAATCAAAAAGATTGGCGCTGAAAAGTCAGCTAATTCGGCTGATGAGCCACGTAATTAAGTGGAAGTGTCAACCAGGGCTACGTAGTGCTAGTTGGAGCATTAGTATTCGTTCGGCTCGTCTAGAGATTGAAGATATTCAAGAGGAAGTTCCTAGCTTGAATCGAAATTTTATTGAGTCTATCTGGGATAAATCCTTTAGTAGAGCAGTCAAAAACGCTGAGGAGGAAATGGGAATGAAATGTCAATTAACCTCACTTTCTTGGGAAGAGGTATTTGACGAAAAATACAGCTTGTTAGCAGAAAATTAA
- a CDS encoding PRC-barrel domain-containing protein: MNAQPQIIRQSELLNRLVLNRSTAEEVGRVDQLWLNPQSHQVIGFTCKSGFLGSLKQVFSWEQITTIGTDSIIVNNTPEVIEPETPIQKISLIGHEVWTDAGNKVGKIVDYLFNPQTGAIVNYLFVSSGWRGILDGIYLLPLEAIASTGSKRVIVSDAIIQAPQQYAEGLNQKMTQAAELLKEDYKKTQDDLEALKRSAQNIAEQVKDTTETVAGIAKEKLSEAKAQRQDTSQPTEIVQTIDTTAQLLPNEPPQLPEDTK; encoded by the coding sequence ATGAACGCACAACCACAGATTATTAGACAAAGTGAGTTACTCAATCGGCTGGTGCTGAATCGCAGTACAGCAGAAGAAGTCGGTCGTGTAGATCAATTGTGGTTAAATCCTCAATCTCACCAAGTTATAGGTTTTACCTGCAAGTCAGGATTTTTGGGTAGTCTGAAACAGGTGTTTAGCTGGGAGCAAATTACTACTATTGGCACCGATAGTATTATTGTCAACAACACTCCTGAAGTTATTGAACCTGAAACGCCAATTCAGAAGATTTCTTTAATTGGTCATGAAGTGTGGACGGACGCAGGTAACAAGGTTGGCAAAATAGTAGATTATCTCTTCAATCCTCAAACTGGCGCTATCGTTAATTACTTATTTGTTTCTAGTGGTTGGCGTGGGATTTTGGATGGGATTTACCTGCTTCCGTTAGAAGCGATCGCTTCCACTGGAAGCAAACGAGTAATTGTCTCAGATGCAATTATTCAAGCTCCTCAACAGTATGCCGAGGGACTGAATCAAAAAATGACTCAGGCGGCAGAGTTACTAAAAGAAGACTATAAGAAAACTCAGGATGATTTAGAAGCTCTAAAGCGCAGCGCTCAAAATATTGCCGAACAAGTCAAAGACACAACTGAAACGGTGGCTGGTATTGCTAAAGAAAAACTTTCTGAGGCAAAAGCACAACGACAAGATACTTCTCAACCAACTGAGATAGTGCAAACGATTGATACTACAGCTCAGCTTTTACCCAACGAACCTCCACAGTTACCAGAAGATACAAAATAG